The following proteins come from a genomic window of Deltaproteobacteria bacterium:
- a CDS encoding NADH:ubiquinone reductase (Na(+)-transporting) subunit B, whose translation MKAIRNALDKAAPLFEKGGKLEQLYPLYEAQDTILFTPSDVTKGDSHARDGLDLKRMMISVVVALSPCMLFAMWNTGYQAHLAIGAGALPLESFNTAAYQFIGGILGWDAAWMFSSENQIGNMLHGLLYFVPVLITTLATGGFWEVLFAVKRGHEITEGFLVTAHLIPLVLPATIPLWQVVLGVSFGIVIGKEIFGGVGMNILNPALTVRAFLFFAYPAQISGDKCWIAANTAGSDSVSGATWLAKAAETGNEALAELSWVDAFIGTIPGSMGETSVLACLMGAGLLVMMQIGSWRTMVGITVGTGLTALMLNAVGSDTNPLFAVGPHWHFLLGGWAFGMVFMATDPVSSSFTDGGKLIYGFFIGVLVVLVRVVNPAYPEGMMLAILFMNMFAPFIDHFFVQANIKRRAARYAA comes from the coding sequence ATGAAAGCAATACGCAACGCACTCGACAAGGCTGCTCCACTTTTTGAAAAAGGTGGAAAATTAGAGCAGCTTTATCCGCTTTATGAAGCACAAGATACAATTCTCTTTACGCCAAGTGACGTTACCAAAGGTGATTCACACGCAAGAGACGGTCTTGATTTAAAACGTATGATGATCAGCGTGGTTGTGGCTCTTAGCCCATGCATGCTTTTCGCCATGTGGAACACCGGCTACCAGGCACACCTTGCCATTGGTGCTGGTGCGCTTCCTCTAGAGAGCTTCAACACTGCAGCTTACCAATTCATTGGTGGGATCCTTGGATGGGACGCAGCTTGGATGTTCAGCAGTGAAAACCAGATAGGCAATATGCTTCATGGTTTGCTCTATTTTGTACCTGTCTTGATCACAACGCTTGCAACCGGTGGTTTCTGGGAAGTGTTGTTTGCGGTCAAGCGCGGGCACGAAATCACAGAGGGCTTTCTGGTTACAGCTCACCTCATTCCGCTGGTACTCCCGGCCACAATTCCTCTGTGGCAAGTGGTTCTCGGAGTTAGCTTCGGTATCGTCATCGGCAAAGAAATCTTTGGCGGCGTCGGCATGAACATCTTAAACCCGGCTCTTACAGTCCGGGCCTTTTTGTTCTTCGCATACCCAGCTCAAATCTCCGGCGATAAATGCTGGATTGCTGCCAATACCGCTGGTTCAGACAGCGTAAGCGGCGCAACTTGGCTTGCAAAAGCTGCTGAAACTGGAAATGAAGCGCTGGCAGAACTTAGCTGGGTGGATGCTTTCATCGGAACCATACCAGGCTCCATGGGCGAAACCTCGGTGCTTGCATGCTTGATGGGAGCAGGACTCTTGGTCATGATGCAGATTGGTTCATGGCGAACCATGGTAGGTATCACCGTGGGTACTGGCCTCACAGCTCTGATGCTCAATGCCGTTGGTTCCGACACCAACCCATTGTTTGCAGTAGGGCCGCACTGGCACTTCCTGCTCGGCGGCTGGGCATTCGGTATGGTCTTCATGGCAACCGACCCTGTGAGCTCTTCGTTCACAGACGGTGGCAAGCTGATCTACGGATTTTTCATCGGTGTGTTGGTCGTTCTGGTTCGCGTGGTTAACCCCGCTTACCCAGAAGGCATGATGTTGGCGATTCTGTTCATGAATATGTTCGCCCCATTCATCGACCACTTCTTTGTTCAAGCTAATATCAAGCGGAGGGCCGCACGCTATGCAGCATAA
- a CDS encoding NADH:ubiquinone reductase (Na(+)-transporting) subunit A (uses the energy from reduction of ubiquinone-1 to ubiquinol to move Na(+) ions from the cytoplasm to the periplasm), whose amino-acid sequence QGFLGRFNNQVSVLPEGREREFLGWLSPGENRFSVSAAFMSKLFPMKKFAFNTNLMGSHRAIVPIGMYEKVMPLDIMPTFLLRSLAVSDLERAEELGCLELDEEDLALCTFVCPGKNDYGPMLRSVLTTIEKEG is encoded by the coding sequence TCAGGGATTCCTTGGACGATTCAACAACCAGGTAAGCGTGCTTCCTGAAGGCCGTGAACGCGAATTTTTGGGTTGGCTTTCGCCAGGCGAAAATCGCTTCAGCGTGAGTGCGGCATTTATGTCCAAACTTTTTCCAATGAAGAAGTTTGCCTTTAATACCAACCTCATGGGCTCCCACCGTGCCATCGTACCCATCGGTATGTATGAAAAAGTGATGCCTCTGGACATCATGCCTACGTTTCTTCTTCGTTCACTCGCGGTTAGCGATCTTGAGCGAGCAGAGGAATTGGGCTGTCTTGAACTCGACGAAGAAGACCTCGCATTGTGCACGTTCGTTTGCCCCGGCAAAAACGATTACGGCCCGATGCTTCGGTCGGTCCTTACGACGATTGAAAAGGAAGGGTGA
- a CDS encoding NADH:ubiquinone reductase (Na(+)-transporting) subunit D, giving the protein MALVLTSSSLRKGAVKMGKAEQSALLDPLFDNNPIGLQVLGICSALAVTTKLETALVMSVALTAVVALSNMSVSIIRNKIPSHIRIIVMLTIIASLVIITDQVLKAFVYDVSKQLSVFVGLIITNCIVMGRAEAYAMQNGPWLSFIDGIGNGLGYSLCLVIVAFFRELFGSGKLFGLDVLPLVTEGGWYTPNGLMMLAPSAFVIIGLLIWALRVWKPDQVEVD; this is encoded by the coding sequence ATGGCTTTGGTCCTTACCTCAAGCAGTTTAAGGAAAGGGGCAGTTAAAATGGGTAAAGCAGAACAATCAGCACTTCTCGATCCGCTTTTTGACAACAACCCCATCGGCCTGCAGGTACTCGGTATTTGCTCAGCCCTGGCGGTGACTACAAAGCTGGAAACCGCTCTTGTTATGAGCGTGGCTTTGACAGCCGTTGTGGCTCTATCAAACATGTCCGTCAGCATCATTCGGAACAAGATTCCTTCTCACATCCGAATCATCGTTATGCTGACCATCATTGCATCGTTGGTTATTATTACAGACCAAGTCCTCAAAGCTTTCGTATACGATGTATCGAAACAGCTTTCGGTATTTGTGGGTCTCATTATAACCAACTGCATCGTTATGGGCCGTGCAGAAGCATACGCCATGCAAAATGGCCCGTGGCTTAGCTTCATCGATGGTATCGGAAACGGCCTCGGTTACAGCCTGTGCTTGGTGATCGTAGCTTTCTTTCGTGAACTTTTCGGCTCGGGTAAGCTATTCGGTCTGGATGTTCTCCCGCTGGTCACCGAAGGTGGTTGGTACACCCCCAATGGTTTAATGATGCTGGCTCCGTCAGCGTTTGTGATTATCGGATTGCTCATCTGGGCTCTGCGAGTTTGGAAACCAGACCAGGTCGAGGTGGATTGA
- a CDS encoding Na(+)-translocating NADH-quinone reductase subunit C, with the protein MQHNTTYTIGFAAIVCIVCGAFVSGSAVSLKDKQVANALLDKQKKVLGVTGLLKAGEAPTADQVKEIFASSIRPKLIDLKTGNYVEGDAASFDQLKASKDPAQSTEAPTNDAKVARIPNKALVYQVVDGEQVKMVVLPVEGKGLWSTLYGFLALDKDVNTIKGLTFYQHGETPGLGGEVDNPKWKALWPGRKAFGDDGQPKIAVIKGQAGPVAEDPYQVDGLSGATITARGVSHLVQFWLGTHGFGPYLKQFKERGS; encoded by the coding sequence ATGCAGCATAATACGACCTACACCATTGGGTTTGCGGCGATCGTATGCATCGTTTGTGGAGCATTTGTTTCGGGCTCCGCTGTATCCCTAAAGGACAAACAAGTAGCCAACGCGCTTTTGGACAAGCAGAAAAAAGTTCTTGGCGTCACAGGATTACTCAAGGCAGGTGAAGCACCGACAGCTGACCAGGTAAAAGAGATTTTTGCCAGCAGCATCCGGCCCAAGCTTATCGACTTGAAAACTGGGAACTATGTAGAGGGTGATGCAGCAAGCTTTGATCAGCTCAAGGCCAGCAAAGATCCTGCTCAAAGTACTGAAGCACCAACCAACGACGCTAAAGTTGCTCGGATTCCTAACAAAGCCCTCGTCTACCAAGTTGTAGATGGGGAGCAAGTGAAGATGGTGGTTCTACCCGTTGAAGGCAAAGGCCTTTGGTCCACACTCTACGGTTTTTTGGCTTTAGATAAAGACGTCAACACCATCAAGGGACTAACCTTTTATCAACACGGTGAAACACCAGGCCTGGGCGGAGAAGTAGATAATCCAAAGTGGAAAGCACTGTGGCCTGGCCGCAAAGCATTTGGCGACGACGGACAACCTAAAATTGCCGTTATCAAAGGACAGGCTGGCCCTGTGGCTGAAGACCCTTATCAGGTCGACGGCTTAAGCGGCGCAACCATCACGGCACGCGGCGTATCGCACTTGGTTCAATTCTGGTTAGGGACCCATGGCTTTGGTCCTTACCTCAAGCAGTTTAAGGAAAGGGGCAGTTAA
- the nqrE gene encoding NADH:ubiquinone reductase (Na(+)-transporting) subunit E, with product MEHYISLATKAIFVENMALAFFLGMCTFLACSKKVDTSMGLGAAVIFVLGVTCPLNNLIYNGLLKEGALTWLSDDFASTDLSFLNFLAMIGTIAAAVQIVEMALDKFMPALYSALGIFLPLIAVNCAILGSSLFMVERDYNFAESVVFGVGNGIGFALAIIALAAIREKMRYSDIPAGLRGLGITFITTGLMAIGFMAFSGIQL from the coding sequence ATGGAACATTATATAAGTCTGGCTACTAAGGCCATCTTTGTTGAAAATATGGCGCTCGCGTTCTTTTTGGGGATGTGTACGTTCTTGGCTTGCTCCAAGAAAGTGGACACTTCCATGGGGCTTGGCGCAGCGGTTATTTTCGTTTTGGGAGTAACCTGCCCGCTCAACAACCTCATCTACAATGGATTGCTCAAAGAAGGGGCGCTCACCTGGTTAAGCGACGACTTCGCCAGCACTGACCTTTCATTCCTGAACTTTCTTGCGATGATTGGAACGATTGCCGCGGCAGTTCAAATCGTTGAGATGGCACTCGATAAATTCATGCCCGCTCTCTACTCAGCCCTGGGTATCTTCTTACCCTTGATTGCGGTGAACTGTGCCATTCTTGGCTCATCACTCTTCATGGTTGAGCGCGATTACAACTTTGCCGAAAGCGTTGTATTCGGCGTTGGTAACGGCATTGGCTTTGCCTTGGCAATTATCGCTCTTGCCGCTATTCGCGAGAAAATGCGCTACAGCGATATTCCTGCAGGGCTAAGAGGCCTGGGAATTACTTTTATCACCACCGGTTTGATGGCCATTGGATTTATGGCCTTCTCGGGCATCCAACTTTAG